Proteins from a genomic interval of Anaerolineae bacterium:
- a CDS encoding FadR family transcriptional regulator, with protein sequence MLTEISRKTLPDQIAQQLIDFIAAEGLTPGDLLPSTAKLSESFGVSRPVVREGLRALASLGIIEIVNGKGAVVKPLDDKLLQVFFHRAVQLRHKSIIELMEVRQPLEVQSAFLATERAAAKDLAKLETIVVAMAQNLHNLEVYANLDVEFHLAIASAASNTMMYFLIGSIRESLEEAILRGLRSRHSDAELERVQETHEMIFEAIKGGNPAQAAKMMAVHFDEAVMALLRECDSQELVESGSVDLISESEIRLRIA encoded by the coding sequence ATTGATTGACTTTATTGCTGCCGAGGGTTTAACGCCGGGTGACTTATTGCCTTCCACGGCCAAATTATCAGAAAGTTTTGGCGTCAGCCGGCCCGTAGTGCGCGAGGGGTTAAGAGCGCTGGCCAGCTTGGGGATTATTGAAATTGTCAACGGCAAAGGCGCAGTTGTTAAACCCCTTGACGATAAGTTGCTCCAGGTTTTCTTTCATCGCGCGGTGCAACTACGGCATAAATCTATTATAGAATTGATGGAAGTTCGCCAGCCTCTGGAAGTACAGAGCGCATTTTTGGCCACCGAACGCGCTGCCGCCAAGGACCTGGCTAAATTGGAAACAATTGTAGTGGCTATGGCCCAAAATCTGCATAATTTGGAAGTGTACGCCAATCTTGATGTTGAGTTTCACCTGGCCATTGCTTCTGCCGCCAGCAATACCATGATGTATTTTCTGATTGGCTCAATCCGGGAGTCGCTTGAAGAAGCTATTTTGCGGGGACTGCGGAGTCGGCACTCCGATGCAGAGCTTGAGCGGGTGCAGGAGACGCACGAAATGATTTTTGAGGCCATCAAAGGGGGTAATCCTGCCCAGGCAGCCAAGATGATGGCGGTCCATTTTGATGAAGCGGTAATGGCTTTGTTAAGAGAATGCGACTCTCAAGAGCTGGTGGAATCAGGCTCAGTGGATTTAATCTCGGAAAGCGAGATACGCTTACGCATCGCGTAA